From Actinoplanes oblitus, a single genomic window includes:
- a CDS encoding GGDEF domain-containing protein → MRREWLSLPVRSLDRTRLVATGLGALAILIQFGQLGNTLRSAAFERLSAAALVTLVVLIVLIYRRGRTSWWSLPVIPAVVAIGAAGLRDPLGGTGLAMVTMIVCSLYDTTPRWFPRMFAAVAAVPIGVAITPDVVSQAIAWHSASVLGVLPQIILMGVLTRAFYLGLMRQERAGVRDATLARAGRELLAVADDARIRRIGEGTAEELVRLHPGVALLIVSRDAEGLTISFAAGTAAELAGHRLSGPAPDPAELSVLAPGFRDWCVDPLGADPSTAPLLMVVGGRRAVPEEVVDAFRSLSYQVMLADEAYRARVELDHRAHHDHLTGLPNRAKFLRAAGTAVTAGERVAVLAIDLDGFKRVNDEYGHAAGDELLVAVAGRIAAAGAGQGVAGRFGGDEFALLLTGFADEDEVYGRARRLCAALGAPVGLAAGTVRVGASVGVAFAEPGLSVTDLLRHADLAMYTAKAAGKNRVVRYGVTAAIAV, encoded by the coding sequence GTGCGCAGAGAGTGGTTGTCGTTGCCGGTCCGGAGCCTGGACCGGACCCGGCTCGTCGCGACCGGTCTGGGCGCCCTGGCCATCCTCATCCAGTTCGGCCAGCTCGGGAACACGCTCCGCTCGGCGGCCTTCGAGCGGCTCTCGGCGGCCGCGCTGGTCACCCTGGTCGTCCTGATCGTGCTGATCTACCGGCGCGGCCGGACCTCGTGGTGGTCGTTGCCGGTGATCCCGGCGGTGGTGGCGATCGGGGCCGCCGGGCTGCGGGATCCGCTCGGCGGTACCGGGCTCGCCATGGTCACCATGATCGTCTGCTCGCTCTACGACACGACGCCGCGCTGGTTCCCCAGGATGTTCGCCGCCGTGGCGGCCGTCCCGATCGGGGTGGCGATCACGCCGGACGTGGTCTCCCAGGCGATCGCCTGGCACTCCGCGTCGGTGTTGGGCGTGCTGCCGCAGATCATCCTGATGGGCGTCCTGACCCGGGCGTTCTACCTGGGCCTGATGCGCCAGGAGCGGGCCGGGGTGCGCGACGCGACGCTGGCCCGGGCCGGCCGGGAACTGCTCGCCGTCGCCGACGACGCCCGGATCCGCCGGATCGGCGAGGGGACCGCCGAGGAGCTGGTCCGGTTGCACCCGGGAGTGGCGCTGCTGATCGTCTCCCGGGACGCCGAGGGCCTGACCATCTCGTTCGCCGCGGGCACCGCCGCCGAGCTGGCCGGACACCGCCTGAGCGGCCCGGCGCCGGACCCGGCCGAGCTGTCCGTGCTGGCCCCCGGCTTCCGGGACTGGTGCGTCGACCCGCTCGGCGCGGACCCCTCGACCGCACCGCTGCTGATGGTGGTGGGCGGCCGCCGGGCGGTGCCGGAGGAGGTGGTGGACGCCTTCCGCAGCCTGTCCTACCAGGTGATGCTCGCCGACGAGGCGTACCGGGCCCGGGTCGAGCTGGACCATCGGGCGCACCACGACCACCTGACCGGCCTGCCGAACCGGGCCAAGTTCCTGCGCGCGGCCGGCACCGCGGTGACGGCCGGGGAACGGGTGGCGGTGCTCGCCATCGACCTGGACGGCTTCAAGCGGGTCAACGACGAGTACGGGCACGCGGCCGGCGACGAACTGCTGGTCGCGGTGGCCGGGCGGATCGCCGCCGCGGGCGCCGGTCAGGGCGTCGCGGGCCGCTTCGGCGGTGACGAGTTCGCGCTGCTGCTGACCGGTTTCGCGGACGAGGACGAGGTGTACGGCCGGGCCCGCCGGCTGTGCGCCGCCCTGGGCGCGCCGGTCGGACTGGCGGCCGGCACGGTGCGGGTCGGCGCCAGCGTCGGCGTCGCGTTCGCCGAGCCGGGCCTCTCGGTCACCGACCTGCTCCGGCACGCCGACCTGGCGATGTACACCGCCAAGGCGGCCGGCAAGAACCGGGTGGTCCGGTACGGCGTCACCGCGGCGATCGCCGTCTGA
- a CDS encoding ferredoxin reductase family protein → MAIPAFQDQRELPDDDGYFADLRDSRGDWDSPSSAQPRPAWNGPSHAAPTPSWDALPDWPAAEPSPQSVPADPYRRDAIVVESNTSPTGWKAGTGFPMPEDDRPPAEATSGNRLFTVLLFFSGLATSVALWLFDTQAGAVSDTATTMMAAGRVSGLVGGYLLFIQLLMMSRVSWLEEWVGSRDLLRWHRWLGTSLLVAVLAHIVTIVYGYALLAQTTVVDQAWSVITTFPEMISATVATGLLVLLSFTSIRWLRTHLPYELWHLIHLTGYLVLLLGYGHQVATGADLSGRFASYFWPGLGALVLAALVWGRIVEPVWLNARHRFHVAEVVAEGANTFSIYIAAQRLDKLPAQAGQFMRWRFLNANGWWQSHPFSLSAAPNRQWLRLTVTVAGRHTAKLGELRPGTPVWAEGPFGTFTAQRRTRRRALLIAGGSGIAPIRALLEDMPPDTIVIYRASRPDELVFRAELEELAEQRDAWVRYIVGSRSDPGPRRLFTEAGLRGLVPDVNRRDVYLCGPPGLVNAAVATLKQLEVPDSQLHLDPFEF, encoded by the coding sequence ATGGCCATACCGGCCTTCCAGGACCAGCGTGAGTTGCCTGACGACGACGGCTACTTCGCGGACCTGCGTGACTCCCGCGGCGACTGGGACTCGCCGTCCAGCGCCCAGCCCCGTCCGGCCTGGAACGGGCCGTCGCACGCCGCCCCGACGCCGTCCTGGGACGCGCTGCCGGACTGGCCCGCCGCGGAGCCCAGCCCGCAGTCGGTGCCGGCCGACCCCTACCGGCGCGACGCCATCGTGGTCGAGTCGAACACCTCGCCGACCGGCTGGAAGGCCGGCACCGGCTTCCCGATGCCGGAGGACGACCGGCCGCCGGCCGAGGCCACCTCGGGCAATCGCCTCTTCACCGTGCTGCTGTTCTTCTCCGGCCTGGCCACCAGCGTCGCGCTCTGGCTCTTCGACACCCAGGCCGGCGCGGTGAGCGACACCGCCACGACGATGATGGCCGCCGGCCGGGTCAGCGGCCTGGTCGGCGGCTACCTGCTCTTCATCCAGCTGCTGATGATGAGCCGGGTCTCCTGGCTGGAGGAGTGGGTCGGCTCGCGTGACCTGCTCCGCTGGCACCGCTGGCTGGGCACCTCGCTGCTGGTCGCGGTGCTCGCGCACATCGTCACCATCGTCTACGGGTACGCCTTGCTGGCCCAGACCACCGTCGTCGACCAGGCGTGGAGCGTGATCACCACGTTTCCCGAGATGATCAGCGCGACGGTGGCGACCGGCCTGCTGGTGCTGCTCTCGTTCACCTCGATCCGCTGGCTGCGCACCCACCTGCCGTACGAGCTCTGGCACCTGATCCACCTCACCGGCTACCTGGTCCTGCTGCTCGGCTACGGCCACCAGGTCGCCACCGGCGCGGACCTGAGCGGCCGGTTCGCCTCCTACTTCTGGCCCGGCCTGGGCGCGCTCGTGCTGGCCGCGCTGGTCTGGGGCCGGATCGTCGAGCCGGTCTGGCTGAACGCCCGGCACCGGTTCCACGTGGCCGAGGTGGTCGCCGAGGGCGCCAACACGTTCTCCATCTACATCGCCGCGCAGCGCCTGGACAAGCTGCCCGCCCAAGCCGGGCAGTTCATGCGCTGGCGGTTCCTGAACGCCAACGGCTGGTGGCAGTCGCACCCGTTCTCGCTCTCCGCCGCGCCGAACCGGCAGTGGCTGCGGCTGACCGTGACGGTGGCCGGCCGGCACACCGCCAAGCTGGGCGAGCTGCGGCCGGGCACGCCGGTCTGGGCGGAGGGCCCGTTCGGCACGTTCACCGCGCAGCGGCGGACCCGGCGGCGGGCGCTGCTGATCGCCGGTGGCAGCGGGATCGCGCCGATCCGGGCGCTGCTCGAGGACATGCCGCCGGACACCATCGTGATCTACCGGGCCAGCCGGCCGGACGAGCTGGTCTTCCGCGCCGAGCTGGAGGAGCTGGCCGAGCAGCGGGACGCCTGGGTGCGCTACATCGTCGGCTCCCGGAGCGATCCGGGGCCGCGGCGACTGTTCACCGAGGCCGGGCTGCGCGGCCTGGTGCCCGACGTGAACCGGCGCGACGTCTACCTGTGCGGCCCGCCCGGGCTGGTGAACGCCGCGGTCGCCACGCTGAAGCAGCTCGAGGTCCCGGACAGCCAGCTCCACCTCGACCCGTTCGAGTTCTGA
- a CDS encoding cobalt-precorrin-6A reductase yields the protein MRVLILGGTTEARELAGMLAGEHRVITSLAGRTSAPRLPAGDVRVGGFGGVDGLAGYLTEQRIEVLVDATHPFAATMSEHAVAAGAAAGVPVMILQRPAWTASPGDVWHRVASLAEAATVLPGIGRRVFLTTGRQGIGAFAALDECWFLARSVEPPAPPVPRRLAVLLDRGPFTVAGERELLDRHRIDVLVTKDSGGSDAKLVAARERGVPVVLVDRPAVPAAATVTGAAAAAEWIRRRSPR from the coding sequence GTGAGAGTGCTGATCCTCGGTGGCACCACCGAGGCCCGTGAGCTGGCCGGGATGCTGGCCGGGGAACACCGGGTGATCACCTCGCTGGCCGGGCGGACCAGCGCGCCGCGGCTGCCCGCCGGTGACGTGCGGGTGGGCGGGTTCGGCGGGGTGGACGGGCTGGCCGGGTACCTCACCGAGCAGCGGATCGAGGTGCTGGTCGACGCGACGCACCCGTTCGCGGCCACGATGAGCGAGCACGCGGTGGCGGCCGGGGCGGCCGCCGGCGTACCGGTAATGATCTTGCAGAGGCCGGCCTGGACCGCGTCGCCGGGCGATGTGTGGCATCGCGTCGCGTCGCTCGCCGAGGCGGCCACCGTGCTGCCCGGGATCGGCCGGCGGGTCTTCCTGACCACCGGGCGGCAGGGCATCGGGGCGTTCGCCGCACTGGACGAGTGCTGGTTCCTGGCCCGCTCGGTGGAGCCACCCGCGCCACCGGTGCCGCGGCGGCTGGCGGTGCTGCTCGACCGGGGGCCGTTCACCGTGGCCGGCGAACGGGAGCTGCTCGACCGGCACCGGATCGACGTGCTGGTCACCAAGGACAGCGGCGGCTCGGACGCGAAACTCGTGGCGGCGCGGGAGCGGGGCGTACCGGTGGTGCTGGTGGATCGGCCGGCCGTGCCGGCGGCGGCGACGGTGACCGGCGCGGCCGCCGCCGCCGAGTGGATCAGACGGCGATCGCCGCGGTGA
- a CDS encoding SemiSWEET transporter yields MSAHAFGLLGAALSMSIAWPQVFLSCVRRRTGGLSPAACLLGVVMPAGWLTYGLLIEDRIQVVTNALNLVAGVAVLIALLATQPRLRSARALRGAGGLAGAVLAAVGTAAASAALPQVTAARAAGLLGAVLAIGALLSALPQPLALLRNRAQDVSGLSPARFRLGAAASGSWLIYGLGTGQPAVWAAALVGLSSALTVCAVLTARRAPAEVAAIGTPQWRGSVVTRSLAVAGV; encoded by the coding sequence ATGTCTGCGCACGCCTTCGGCCTCCTCGGTGCCGCCCTGTCCATGTCCATCGCCTGGCCCCAGGTCTTCCTCTCCTGCGTACGGCGCCGCACCGGGGGACTGTCCCCGGCCGCGTGCCTGCTCGGCGTGGTGATGCCGGCCGGCTGGCTGACGTACGGGCTGCTGATCGAGGACCGGATCCAGGTGGTCACCAACGCGCTGAACCTGGTCGCCGGGGTGGCCGTGCTGATCGCGCTGCTCGCCACCCAGCCCCGGCTGCGCTCGGCTCGGGCACTGCGCGGCGCCGGCGGGCTGGCCGGCGCGGTGCTGGCCGCCGTCGGTACGGCCGCCGCGTCGGCGGCGCTGCCGCAGGTCACCGCGGCGCGGGCGGCAGGTCTGCTGGGTGCGGTGCTGGCCATCGGGGCGTTGCTGTCCGCGCTGCCGCAGCCGCTGGCCCTGCTGCGGAACCGGGCGCAGGACGTCTCCGGCCTGTCGCCGGCCCGCTTCCGGCTGGGCGCCGCGGCCAGCGGCTCGTGGCTGATCTACGGGCTCGGCACCGGCCAGCCCGCCGTCTGGGCGGCTGCCCTGGTCGGGCTCAGCAGCGCGCTGACCGTCTGCGCGGTGCTCACCGCCCGCCGGGCGCCGGCCGAGGTCGCCGCGATCGGGACGCCGCAGTGGCGCGGATCGGTGGTCACCCGCAGTCTCGCGGTCGCCGGGGTCTGA
- the cbiE gene encoding precorrin-6y C5,15-methyltransferase (decarboxylating) subunit CbiE, with protein sequence MRLENPPVVTVVGLGAGGFAELSGTARALLTDAEVIFGARRQLDLLPSVVAGARRPWPSPMLPALPGLLEAERDRRVCVLASGDPMFHGIGATLSRVLGPDRLRVLPHPSSVSLAAARLGWDLARTDVVSLVTAPVPALGRVLNPGRRLLVLSSGADTPAAVAGYLTARGYPGARLTVLEQLGGPAERLLIGTAGDWAMPPGDPLNVIAVECGAGPPVALVPGLPDGAYESDGQLTKREVRAVTLAALAPTPGGLLWDVGAGSGSIGIEWLRAHPDCRAVAVEPDAGRVATITANAAALGVPGLRVVHGRAPDALDGLPDPDTIFIGGGLTRDGVLDRCLAALRPGGRLVANAVTVESEAVLAAGYARLGGELTRLTVQRGSPVGGFTGWRSFMPVTIWAVTR encoded by the coding sequence GTGCGTCTCGAGAACCCCCCGGTGGTCACCGTCGTCGGGCTCGGCGCCGGTGGATTCGCCGAGCTTTCCGGTACGGCCCGGGCGCTGCTCACCGACGCGGAGGTGATCTTCGGCGCCCGCCGGCAGCTGGACCTGCTGCCCAGCGTGGTGGCCGGCGCCCGGCGCCCCTGGCCGTCCCCGATGCTGCCGGCGCTCCCCGGCCTGCTCGAGGCCGAGCGCGACCGCCGGGTCTGCGTGCTGGCCAGCGGCGATCCGATGTTCCACGGGATCGGCGCGACGCTGTCCCGGGTGCTCGGCCCGGACCGGCTGCGCGTGCTGCCGCATCCGTCCTCGGTCTCGCTGGCCGCCGCCCGGCTGGGCTGGGACCTGGCCCGTACCGACGTGGTGAGCCTGGTCACCGCCCCGGTCCCGGCGCTCGGCCGGGTGCTGAACCCGGGCCGCCGCCTGCTGGTCCTCTCCTCGGGCGCGGACACCCCGGCCGCCGTCGCCGGCTACCTGACCGCCCGTGGCTATCCGGGAGCCCGGCTCACCGTCCTGGAGCAGCTGGGCGGGCCGGCCGAGCGCCTGCTGATCGGCACGGCCGGCGACTGGGCGATGCCGCCCGGCGACCCGCTCAACGTGATCGCCGTGGAGTGCGGTGCCGGTCCGCCGGTCGCCCTGGTCCCGGGGCTGCCCGACGGCGCGTACGAGTCGGACGGCCAGCTCACCAAGCGCGAGGTGCGGGCGGTCACGCTGGCCGCGCTGGCGCCCACCCCGGGCGGGCTGCTCTGGGACGTCGGCGCCGGCTCCGGCAGCATCGGCATCGAGTGGCTGCGCGCCCACCCGGACTGCCGCGCGGTCGCCGTCGAGCCGGACGCCGGCCGGGTCGCCACGATCACCGCGAACGCCGCCGCGCTCGGCGTGCCCGGCCTGCGGGTGGTGCACGGCCGCGCCCCGGACGCCCTGGACGGCCTGCCGGATCCGGACACGATCTTCATCGGCGGTGGCCTGACCCGCGACGGCGTGCTGGACCGCTGCCTCGCCGCGCTCCGGCCGGGCGGCCGCCTGGTGGCCAACGCGGTGACGGTGGAGTCGGAGGCGGTGCTGGCCGCCGGGTACGCGAGACTGGGCGGGGAGCTGACCCGCCTGACGGTGCAGCGCGGCTCGCCGGTGGGTGGTTTCACCGGCTGGCGATCCTTCATGCCGGTGACGATCTGGGCGGTAACCCGATGA
- the cobM gene encoding precorrin-4 C(11)-methyltransferase yields the protein MTVHFIGAGPGAADLITLRGHRLLGEAPVCLYAGSLVPAELLAACPPGARLVDTANLTLDEIIGEMVAATGRGEDVARLHSGDPSVFSAVAEQMRRLDAAGVPYDVTPGVPAFAAAAATLGREFTVPEVAQTVILTRTAERATAMPPGEDLATLGRSRATMVLHLAVQRIDAVVAELVGNYGADCPVAVVARASRPDELIVRGTLADIAGRVRAAGIKRTAVIVVGAALTAGQFPDSHLYSADRCRS from the coding sequence ATGACCGTACATTTCATCGGCGCCGGTCCCGGCGCCGCCGACCTCATCACGCTGCGCGGGCACCGGTTGCTCGGCGAGGCGCCGGTCTGCCTGTACGCCGGCAGCCTGGTCCCGGCCGAGCTGCTCGCCGCGTGCCCGCCGGGCGCCCGCCTGGTGGACACCGCGAACCTCACCCTCGACGAGATCATCGGCGAGATGGTCGCGGCCACCGGGCGGGGCGAGGACGTGGCCCGGCTGCACTCCGGCGACCCGTCGGTGTTCAGCGCGGTCGCCGAGCAGATGCGCCGGCTCGACGCGGCCGGGGTGCCCTACGACGTGACGCCCGGCGTACCGGCGTTCGCCGCGGCGGCCGCCACGCTGGGCCGCGAGTTCACCGTGCCCGAGGTGGCCCAGACGGTGATCCTGACCCGGACCGCGGAGCGGGCCACCGCGATGCCGCCCGGCGAGGACCTGGCCACGCTCGGCCGGAGCCGGGCCACCATGGTACTGCACCTGGCCGTGCAGCGGATCGACGCGGTGGTCGCCGAGCTGGTCGGCAACTACGGGGCGGACTGCCCGGTCGCGGTGGTGGCCCGGGCCAGCCGGCCGGACGAGCTGATCGTCCGGGGCACCCTCGCCGACATCGCCGGGCGGGTCCGGGCCGCCGGGATCAAGCGCACCGCGGTGATCGTGGTGGGCGCCGCGCTGACCGCCGGCCAGTTCCCGGACAGCCACCTGTACTCCGCGGACCGCTGCCGGTCGTGA
- a CDS encoding GlxA family transcriptional regulator, translating into MLRSVAVIAMQEVAVFELGVLCELFGYDRTPEGLPHYDFALCSVDGGPVPTHSGFAVAPSHDLTPAETADLVAVVPNDIQQAPAEVIDVLRRAHERGAWVMSVCTGAFALGEAGLLDDRRCTTHWRHTDRLAARFPRAKVDPGVLYVADGTVLTSAGTAAAIDCGLALIREEQGSAVAAQIARRMVVPPHRDGGQAQFIETPMPTVSCETMQPLLTHLLETLDREHTVETMADLVHMAPRTFARRFRAETGATPHDWLTGQRVLLARRLLEETDLSVDAIADRAGFGSAQTLRHHFGQRLSTTPQGYRGTFKAKS; encoded by the coding sequence ATGTTGCGCAGCGTCGCCGTGATCGCCATGCAGGAGGTGGCGGTCTTCGAGCTGGGTGTCCTCTGTGAGCTGTTCGGTTACGACCGCACCCCGGAGGGCCTGCCGCACTACGACTTCGCGCTCTGCAGTGTCGACGGTGGACCGGTCCCGACCCACTCGGGTTTCGCCGTCGCCCCGAGCCACGACCTCACCCCGGCCGAGACCGCCGACCTGGTCGCCGTGGTGCCCAACGACATCCAGCAGGCCCCCGCCGAGGTGATCGACGTGCTGCGCCGCGCCCACGAGCGAGGCGCCTGGGTGATGAGCGTCTGCACCGGCGCGTTCGCGCTCGGCGAGGCCGGCCTGCTCGACGACCGCCGCTGCACCACCCACTGGCGGCACACCGACCGGCTCGCCGCCCGCTTCCCCCGGGCCAAGGTCGATCCCGGCGTGCTCTACGTGGCCGACGGCACCGTGCTGACCAGCGCCGGCACCGCCGCCGCCATCGACTGCGGGCTCGCCCTGATCCGCGAGGAGCAGGGCTCGGCGGTGGCCGCCCAGATCGCCCGCCGGATGGTCGTCCCGCCGCACCGGGACGGCGGCCAGGCCCAGTTCATCGAGACCCCGATGCCCACCGTCTCCTGCGAGACCATGCAGCCGCTGCTCACCCACCTGCTGGAGACCCTGGACCGGGAGCACACCGTGGAGACCATGGCGGATCTGGTCCACATGGCCCCCCGCACGTTCGCCCGCAGGTTCCGGGCCGAGACCGGTGCCACCCCGCACGACTGGCTGACCGGCCAGCGGGTCCTGCTCGCCCGTCGCCTGCTGGAGGAGACCGACCTCAGCGTCGACGCCATCGCCGACCGCGCGGGCTTCGGGAGCGCTCAGACGCTGCGGCACCATTTCGGTCAGCGGTTGAGCACCACCCCGCAGGGCTATCGAGGCACCTTCAAAGCGAAGTCCTGA
- a CDS encoding GNAT family N-acetyltransferase: MRIRQISGDERTTKMFPLQAYAWLPSPATSDEDEVKHRANAPFFETTTMLVAEADGVAMACAAALPMRQNVRGLVLEMAGISAVTSDPEARRRGVVRQLMERLLRQAREEGAAVSALYPFRPSFYAKFGYVGIPRVRVARFAPAGLGDLLHHELPGSVRRLPGKEAFDEYDALVHRLLPERHGFAVFDAARTGVLRDEPVWIALARVGDEVVGGLRYRIEQHGGDLKASNLFSTGPLGRALLLQFLARHVDQVATIELLVGADELPELWGTDLAMTVTGTVANPVRNAPMVRVLDVPALAGSAAGSGSVTVEIAGDELIGGVWQLGADDGRLTVKPGGTPSVTLTAAGFSALAYGVLDATEVFTRGLGELEPRLDDLFPRLMPYMFADF; encoded by the coding sequence ATGCGGATCCGGCAGATCAGTGGCGACGAGCGGACCACGAAGATGTTCCCGCTCCAGGCCTACGCGTGGCTTCCCTCCCCGGCCACCAGCGACGAGGACGAGGTGAAACACCGGGCGAACGCGCCGTTCTTCGAGACCACCACGATGCTTGTCGCCGAGGCCGACGGGGTGGCGATGGCGTGCGCCGCCGCCCTGCCGATGCGGCAGAACGTGCGTGGGCTGGTGCTCGAGATGGCCGGGATCTCGGCGGTCACCTCGGACCCGGAGGCGCGCCGGCGGGGCGTGGTCCGGCAGCTGATGGAGCGGCTGCTCCGGCAGGCCCGGGAGGAGGGTGCCGCGGTCAGCGCGCTCTACCCGTTCCGGCCCAGCTTCTACGCCAAGTTCGGCTATGTCGGGATTCCCCGGGTGCGGGTGGCCCGGTTCGCCCCGGCCGGGCTCGGTGACCTGCTGCACCACGAGCTGCCCGGCTCGGTGCGGCGGCTGCCCGGCAAGGAGGCGTTCGACGAGTACGACGCACTGGTCCACCGCCTGCTGCCCGAGCGGCACGGGTTCGCCGTCTTCGACGCGGCACGCACCGGGGTGCTCCGGGACGAGCCGGTGTGGATCGCGCTGGCCCGGGTCGGCGACGAGGTGGTCGGCGGCCTGCGCTACCGGATCGAGCAGCACGGCGGGGACCTGAAAGCGTCGAACCTGTTCAGCACCGGCCCGCTCGGCCGGGCGCTGCTGCTGCAGTTCCTGGCCCGGCACGTCGACCAGGTGGCCACCATCGAGCTGCTGGTCGGCGCGGACGAGCTGCCCGAGCTGTGGGGCACCGACCTGGCGATGACGGTGACCGGCACGGTCGCCAACCCGGTGCGGAACGCACCGATGGTCCGGGTGCTGGACGTGCCCGCGCTGGCCGGCAGTGCGGCCGGCAGCGGCTCGGTCACCGTGGAGATCGCCGGCGACGAGCTGATCGGCGGGGTGTGGCAGCTGGGCGCGGACGACGGGCGGCTGACCGTGAAGCCGGGCGGCACCCCGTCGGTGACCCTGACCGCTGCCGGGTTCAGCGCGCTGGCCTACGGGGTGCTGGACGCCACCGAGGTGTTCACCCGCGGCCTGGGCGAGCTGGAGCCCCGGCTGGACGACTTGTTCCCGCGCCTGATGCCCTACATGTTCGCCGACTTTTAA
- a CDS encoding FMN-binding protein: MRRSTAAAVGTLTGAALILGVRLSVQPAAVPVEAAPAAQEVTEEPAPASSAAPSKKPGEKKKKTAEPAEEATGLKAGTYQGKAVQNPYGTVRVTIKVSGGKIASADATYPKNGYSGTINPNAVAKLGQETLKEQSADVDTVSGATFTSKSYVTSLQAALDAAGA; encoded by the coding sequence ATGCGCCGTAGTACCGCAGCTGCCGTCGGCACCCTCACCGGTGCGGCCCTGATCCTCGGGGTCCGCCTGAGCGTGCAGCCCGCGGCGGTCCCGGTGGAGGCCGCGCCGGCCGCCCAGGAGGTGACCGAGGAACCGGCCCCGGCCTCCTCCGCCGCGCCGTCGAAGAAGCCGGGCGAAAAGAAGAAGAAGACGGCCGAGCCGGCCGAGGAGGCGACCGGACTCAAGGCCGGCACCTACCAGGGCAAGGCCGTGCAGAATCCGTACGGCACGGTCCGGGTCACCATCAAGGTGAGCGGCGGGAAGATCGCCAGTGCCGACGCGACGTACCCGAAGAACGGCTACAGCGGCACGATCAACCCGAACGCGGTGGCCAAGCTCGGCCAGGAGACCCTGAAGGAGCAGAGCGCCGACGTGGACACGGTCTCCGGCGCCACCTTCACCAGCAAGTCGTACGTGACCTCCCTGCAGGCCGCGCTGGACGCCGCCGGGGCGTAA
- a CDS encoding FAD:protein FMN transferase translates to MGTVVSIDIADDLPGERIRELITSTCDWLHEVDARFSTYREDSEVSRLRRGELTPASGSADLRLVLDRCADLWRETDGYFDAYAGGPLDPSGYVKGWSVEVASERLAAAGSTRHHINAGGDVRMRGAGPDGGPWRVGVRHPWKADKLAWVLGVREGAVATSGVYERGAHVWNPRTGQPATGLRSVTVVGPDLAVADAYATAALAMGEPGLSWLAGRVADGYESAVVTEDGRAFTSPGLPVL, encoded by the coding sequence ATGGGTACGGTCGTCAGCATCGACATCGCCGACGACCTCCCCGGGGAACGGATCCGCGAGCTGATCACGTCGACCTGCGACTGGCTCCACGAGGTGGACGCGCGGTTCAGCACGTACCGGGAGGACAGCGAGGTCAGCCGGCTGCGCCGGGGTGAGCTGACCCCGGCCTCCGGCTCCGCCGACCTGCGCCTGGTCCTGGACCGCTGCGCCGACCTGTGGCGGGAGACGGACGGCTACTTCGACGCGTACGCCGGTGGGCCGCTCGACCCGTCCGGTTACGTGAAGGGCTGGTCCGTCGAGGTGGCTTCGGAGCGGCTGGCCGCGGCCGGCTCCACCCGGCACCACATCAACGCGGGCGGGGACGTCCGGATGCGCGGCGCCGGGCCGGACGGCGGCCCCTGGCGGGTCGGCGTCCGGCATCCGTGGAAGGCCGACAAGCTCGCCTGGGTCCTCGGGGTCCGGGAGGGGGCGGTGGCCACCTCGGGCGTCTACGAGCGCGGCGCGCACGTCTGGAATCCGCGCACCGGTCAGCCGGCGACCGGCTTGCGCTCGGTCACCGTGGTGGGTCCGGATCTCGCGGTCGCGGACGCCTACGCCACAGCGGCCCTGGCGATGGGTGAGCCCGGCCTGAGCTGGCTGGCCGGGCGGGTCGCCGACGGTTACGAGTCGGCCGTCGTGACCGAGGACGGCCGGGCCTTCACCTCGCCGGGGCTGCCGGTTCTCTAG